In a single window of the Desulfovibrio sp. ZJ209 genome:
- a CDS encoding zinc-ribbon domain-containing protein: MNIVCPQCGFSRRLPEDRLPGEVVIATCPQCACRFRFSVRDGVLGVLPPREEAGPRVVPLRQGGASAHGAPSDLPPGAVIPGATSEPHEEQPARDAGPETEEEEDIRETARRAYAREAARFAQGDEEARAPGDTVLLDVNPWDAAPANGGWLQAFYQTVLRVMFAAPRFFAGLRPHARQLRPLGFYLVICVIQTVVERFWGSMLVSALSPAAATDPQLENLLTLLAPKTDLALSLLLRCGLLVLQLYVFSALMFLAYRIVARERTSFSLIFQIMAYSSAPALLCIVPALGSLAGMVWGLACLAVGCRAALRLNWAQTLFGFVPLALVFGPIVLQAMTALQG; the protein is encoded by the coding sequence GTGAATATCGTGTGCCCGCAGTGCGGTTTCAGCCGTCGTCTGCCGGAGGACCGCCTGCCCGGCGAGGTGGTCATCGCCACCTGCCCCCAATGCGCCTGCCGTTTCCGTTTCTCCGTCCGCGACGGGGTGCTCGGCGTGCTGCCGCCGAGGGAAGAGGCCGGGCCCCGCGTTGTTCCCCTGCGGCAGGGCGGCGCCTCCGCCCATGGTGCTCCCTCCGACTTGCCGCCGGGCGCCGTTATCCCCGGTGCCACCAGTGAGCCGCACGAGGAGCAGCCTGCGCGCGACGCGGGGCCTGAAACCGAGGAAGAGGAAGACATCCGCGAGACGGCCCGGCGCGCCTATGCCCGCGAGGCTGCCCGGTTCGCGCAGGGTGACGAGGAGGCCCGCGCCCCGGGCGATACCGTCCTGCTGGACGTGAACCCCTGGGACGCCGCCCCGGCCAATGGCGGCTGGCTCCAGGCCTTTTACCAGACCGTCCTGCGGGTCATGTTCGCCGCGCCGCGCTTTTTTGCGGGCTTGAGGCCGCATGCGCGCCAGCTGCGGCCCCTCGGCTTCTATCTCGTCATCTGCGTCATCCAGACCGTGGTGGAGCGCTTCTGGGGCTCGATGCTCGTTTCCGCGCTCAGCCCGGCGGCCGCCACGGACCCGCAGCTCGAAAACCTGCTCACGCTGCTCGCCCCCAAGACCGACCTGGCCCTGAGCCTGCTGTTGCGCTGCGGCCTCCTCGTGCTCCAGCTCTATGTGTTCTCGGCGCTCATGTTCCTCGCCTACCGCATCGTGGCGCGCGAGCGCACGAGTTTTTCGCTCATCTTCCAGATCATGGCCTACAGCTCGGCGCCGGCACTGCTCTGCATCGTTCCCGCGCTGGGCTCGCTGGCCGGCATGGTCTGGGGGCTCGCCTGCCTGGCCGTGGGCTGCCGCGCGGCCTTGAGGCTCAACTGGGCGCAGACGCTCTTCGGCTTCGTGCCCCTTGCGCTCGTCTTCGGGCCGATCGTGCTCCAGGCCATGACGGCGCTTCAGGGCTGA
- a CDS encoding dienelactone hydrolase family protein has product MRCHHWTRLCAAALSALLLLQASITGANAAEAYKPAFRTLGELTGEPALRLDINVWYPGTRAPRELSYTPWTLYAARNGRPAEGRFPLLLLSHATPGTRFSYHDTAARLAARGFVVAAPAHARDSMHNMDDLFTWAQLENRVKELTGTIDVLLADKELSASIDPARIGVLGFGTGAAAALLLGGALPDCAPWGQYCARAGPGDAYCNPWVRGKIDAICAGFPLTRSLADQRVKAVAAVAPGYGLLFGPGSFRHFYPPLLLVVAGAEKVDRAELHAGAIARLPGLKATVLELPEADTGALMAPCPPSIAAELPELCTSVTAETRSALGRRLDAALTDFFLRHLGSAGNVPHIPPPPDLTPAAPEKPAPAAPAKPKKRRSRQARNLS; this is encoded by the coding sequence ATGCGCTGCCATCACTGGACGCGGCTCTGCGCGGCCGCCCTCTCCGCCCTCCTCCTGCTGCAGGCGTCCATCACGGGCGCCAACGCCGCCGAGGCATACAAGCCGGCCTTCCGCACCTTGGGGGAGCTCACGGGCGAGCCGGCCCTGCGCCTGGACATCAATGTCTGGTATCCGGGCACCCGCGCGCCGCGCGAACTCAGCTACACACCGTGGACGCTCTACGCCGCGCGCAACGGGCGCCCGGCCGAGGGGCGCTTTCCCCTGCTCCTGCTCTCGCACGCGACGCCGGGCACCCGCTTTTCCTATCACGACACGGCGGCCAGGCTCGCGGCGCGCGGCTTCGTGGTGGCCGCCCCGGCCCACGCCCGGGACAGCATGCACAACATGGACGACCTTTTCACCTGGGCGCAGCTCGAAAACCGGGTGAAGGAGCTCACGGGCACCATCGACGTGCTGCTTGCGGACAAGGAACTCTCGGCCTCCATCGACCCTGCGCGCATCGGCGTGCTCGGCTTCGGCACCGGGGCGGCCGCGGCGCTGCTGCTCGGGGGGGCGCTCCCCGACTGCGCGCCCTGGGGCCAGTATTGCGCGCGGGCCGGCCCCGGAGACGCCTATTGCAATCCCTGGGTCAGGGGCAAGATCGACGCCATCTGCGCGGGCTTCCCCCTCACGCGCAGCCTTGCCGACCAGCGCGTCAAGGCCGTGGCCGCGGTGGCGCCCGGCTACGGGCTTTTGTTCGGGCCCGGATCCTTCCGCCATTTTTATCCGCCGCTCCTGCTCGTGGTGGCCGGGGCGGAAAAGGTGGACAGGGCCGAGCTCCATGCCGGCGCCATCGCGCGCCTGCCCGGGCTCAAGGCCACGGTGCTGGAGCTCCCCGAGGCCGATACCGGGGCACTCATGGCCCCGTGCCCGCCCTCCATCGCCGCGGAGCTCCCCGAGCTGTGCACCTCGGTCACGGCCGAAACACGCTCGGCCCTGGGGCGCCGCCTCGACGCCGCGCTCACGGACTTCTTTCTCCGGCACCTTGGGAGCGCCGGCAATGTGCCGCACATCCCGCCCCCGCCAGACCTCACGCCGGCCGCCCCGGAAAAACCGGCCCCCGCGGCGCCGGCCAAGCCCAAGAAGCGGCGCTCCCGACAGGCCCGCAACCTGTCCTGA
- the secA gene encoding preprotein translocase subunit SecA, protein MVGFLFRKIFGSKNERYLKRLRPLVAKINALEPEMQALADEDFAARIAQYKVEVQENGKSLDELLPEVFALVREASRRVLGMRHYDVQLVGGIVLHKGKIAEMKTGEGKTLVATLAVVLNALSGKGVHVVTVNDYLATRDAEWMGRLYSFLGLTTGVIVHGLEDEERKAAYNADITYGTNNEFGFDYLRDNMKFYANQLVQRGHNFAIVDEVDSILIDEARTPLIISGASEESVGFYRTVDDIVRKLGPEHYTVDEKAKTAMLTDEGVARCEELLGIENLFDPANITAQHHVLQSLKAHQVFKRDVDYIVQDDQVVIVDEFTGRLMAGRRYSDGLHQALEAKEHVTIAAENQTLASITFQNYFRLYDKLSGMTGTADTEAVEFQQIYGLEVVSIPPNKPMIRKDMPDLIYRSRKEKFDAIVEAIADLYQRQQPVLVGTISIETSEMLSKRLTKLGIPHNVLNAKQHAKEAEIVAQAGQKGRVTIATNMAGRGTDIVLGEGVVELGGLHILGTERHESRRIDNQLRGRSGRQGDPGSSRFYLSLEDDLMRLFGSDRIKGLMERLGLRDGEAIENKMVTRAVEGAQKRVEAHHFEIRKTLLDYDNVMNQQREVIYALRRELMVEDDLSPVLEEFLGDVLDVVYAPLDAATPDTLAETQAAVMARLRDIFNLDRVLAPDAPLPEREQTEALVHGMLDELKAAAGESYKDIERYFLLEELDRCWKEHLRNMDALRDGIGLRGYGQRDPKLEYKREGFEMFQDMLFQIRESVFRALTRVRVQLVRPEEEEARAQAEREDMAREFRHREEPAELSYSGGGETVGEAPARKPVRAAPRVGRNDPCPCGSGKKYKKCCGRGQ, encoded by the coding sequence ATGGTCGGTTTCCTGTTCAGAAAAATATTCGGCAGCAAGAACGAGCGCTATCTCAAGCGCCTGCGGCCGCTCGTGGCGAAGATCAACGCCCTCGAGCCCGAGATGCAGGCGCTTGCCGACGAGGACTTCGCCGCGCGCATCGCGCAATATAAGGTCGAGGTGCAGGAGAACGGCAAGAGCCTGGACGAGCTGCTGCCCGAGGTGTTCGCGCTGGTGCGCGAGGCCTCGCGCCGGGTGCTCGGCATGCGCCATTATGATGTGCAGCTCGTGGGCGGCATCGTGCTCCACAAGGGCAAGATCGCCGAAATGAAGACCGGCGAGGGCAAGACCCTCGTCGCCACCCTCGCGGTGGTGCTCAACGCGCTCTCGGGCAAGGGCGTGCATGTGGTGACGGTCAACGACTACCTCGCCACGCGCGACGCCGAGTGGATGGGCAGGCTCTACAGCTTCCTCGGGCTCACCACGGGCGTCATCGTGCATGGCCTCGAGGACGAGGAGCGCAAGGCCGCCTATAATGCGGACATCACCTACGGCACCAACAACGAGTTCGGCTTCGACTACCTGCGCGACAACATGAAGTTCTATGCCAACCAGCTTGTCCAGCGCGGGCACAACTTCGCCATCGTGGACGAGGTGGACTCCATCCTCATCGACGAGGCGCGCACGCCGCTCATCATTTCCGGCGCGTCTGAAGAATCCGTGGGCTTTTACCGCACTGTGGACGACATCGTGCGCAAGCTCGGGCCCGAGCACTATACCGTCGATGAAAAGGCCAAGACGGCCATGCTCACAGACGAGGGCGTGGCCCGCTGCGAGGAGCTTCTTGGCATCGAAAACCTCTTTGACCCGGCCAACATAACGGCCCAGCACCATGTGTTGCAGTCGCTCAAGGCGCACCAGGTGTTCAAGCGCGACGTGGACTACATCGTGCAGGACGACCAGGTGGTCATCGTGGACGAGTTCACGGGGCGCCTCATGGCCGGGCGCCGCTATTCCGACGGGCTGCATCAGGCGCTGGAGGCCAAGGAGCATGTGACCATCGCGGCCGAAAACCAGACGCTCGCCTCCATCACCTTCCAGAACTATTTTCGCCTCTATGACAAGCTCTCGGGCATGACCGGCACGGCCGATACCGAAGCCGTGGAATTCCAGCAGATCTACGGGCTGGAAGTGGTCAGCATCCCGCCCAACAAGCCCATGATCCGCAAGGACATGCCGGACCTCATCTACCGCAGCCGCAAGGAAAAGTTCGACGCCATCGTGGAGGCCATAGCCGACCTTTACCAGCGCCAGCAGCCGGTGCTCGTGGGCACCATCTCCATCGAGACCTCGGAGATGCTTTCCAAAAGGCTCACCAAGCTCGGCATCCCGCACAATGTGCTCAACGCCAAGCAGCACGCCAAGGAGGCCGAGATCGTCGCCCAGGCGGGCCAGAAGGGCAGGGTGACCATCGCCACCAACATGGCCGGCCGCGGCACGGACATCGTGCTCGGCGAGGGCGTGGTGGAGCTCGGCGGCTTGCACATCCTGGGCACCGAGCGCCACGAGAGCCGCCGCATCGACAACCAGTTGCGCGGCCGCTCCGGCCGCCAGGGCGACCCGGGCTCCTCGCGTTTTTACCTCTCGCTTGAGGACGACCTCATGCGGCTCTTCGGCTCGGACCGCATCAAGGGCCTCATGGAGCGCCTGGGCCTGCGCGACGGCGAGGCCATCGAGAACAAGATGGTCACGCGGGCCGTGGAGGGCGCGCAGAAGCGGGTGGAGGCTCACCACTTCGAGATCCGCAAGACCCTGCTCGACTACGACAACGTGATGAACCAGCAGCGCGAGGTCATCTACGCCCTGCGCCGCGAGCTCATGGTGGAGGACGACCTCTCGCCCGTGCTCGAGGAGTTCCTGGGTGACGTGCTCGACGTGGTCTATGCGCCGCTGGATGCGGCCACGCCCGACACCCTGGCCGAGACCCAGGCGGCGGTCATGGCGCGCCTGCGCGACATCTTCAACCTCGACCGCGTGCTTGCGCCGGACGCGCCCCTGCCCGAACGGGAGCAGACCGAGGCGCTCGTCCACGGCATGCTCGACGAGCTCAAGGCGGCCGCCGGCGAAAGCTACAAGGACATCGAGCGCTACTTCCTGCTGGAGGAGCTGGACCGCTGCTGGAAGGAGCATCTGCGCAACATGGACGCCCTGCGCGACGGCATCGGCCTGCGCGGCTACGGCCAGCGCGACCCCAAGCTGGAATACAAGCGCGAGGGCTTTGAAATGTTCCAGGACATGCTCTTCCAGATCCGCGAGAGCGTGTTCCGCGCGCTCACCCGGGTGCGCGTGCAGCTGGTGAGGCCGGAGGAAGAGGAGGCGAGGGCCCAGGCCGAGCGCGAGGACATGGCCCGGGAATTCCGCCACCGGGAGGAGCCGGCCGAGCTTTCCTATTCCGGCGGCGGGGAGACCGTGGGCGAGGCCCCGGCGCGCAAGCCCGTGCGCGCGGCCCCGCGTGTGGGCCGCAACGACCCCTGCCCCTGCGGCAGCGGCAAGAAATACAAGAAGTGCTGCGGAAGGGGACAATAA
- a CDS encoding amino acid ABC transporter ATP-binding protein, with protein sequence MSTATEDRETAPIITISHVWKYFGQLPALQDVSLNVTPGERVVIIGPSGSGKSTLLRSINRLEEIDKGEICVQGENINDPKNNINQVRRNLGMVFQQFNLFPHKTVLQNLTMAPIKLLGLHAEEAEARALTLLKKVGISDKANVYPAMLSGGQQQRVAIARALAMQPAIMLFDEPTSALDPEMVGEVLDVMVTLAEEGMTMICVTHEMGFARTVADRCIFMDHGQIVEAGKPETLFTAPRHPRLRQFLNQIL encoded by the coding sequence ATGAGCACCGCCACGGAAGACCGCGAGACCGCCCCCATCATCACCATCAGCCATGTCTGGAAATACTTCGGGCAGCTTCCCGCGCTCCAGGACGTGAGCCTCAACGTGACCCCCGGCGAGCGCGTGGTCATCATCGGGCCTTCGGGCTCGGGCAAGTCCACCCTGCTGCGCTCCATCAACCGGCTGGAAGAAATCGACAAGGGCGAGATCTGCGTCCAGGGCGAGAACATCAACGACCCGAAGAACAATATCAACCAGGTGCGCCGCAACCTCGGCATGGTCTTCCAGCAATTCAACCTCTTCCCGCACAAGACCGTGCTCCAGAACCTGACCATGGCGCCCATCAAGCTCCTCGGCCTGCACGCCGAGGAGGCCGAGGCCCGCGCCCTCACCCTGCTCAAGAAGGTGGGCATCAGCGACAAGGCCAATGTGTACCCGGCCATGCTTTCGGGCGGCCAGCAGCAGCGCGTGGCCATCGCCCGCGCCCTCGCCATGCAGCCGGCCATCATGCTCTTTGACGAGCCCACTTCCGCGCTGGACCCGGAAATGGTGGGCGAAGTGCTGGATGTCATGGTGACGCTCGCCGAGGAAGGCATGACCATGATCTGCGTGACCCACGAAATGGGCTTCGCGCGCACCGTGGCCGACCGCTGCATCTTCATGGACCACGGGCAAATCGTGGAGGCCGGCAAGCCCGAGACGCTGTTCACCGCGCCGCGCCATCCGCGCCTGCGCCAGTTCCTCAACCAGATCCTCTAG
- the hydF gene encoding [FeFe] hydrogenase H-cluster maturation GTPase HydF, which yields MAPANKGPAPGTEPPEGRGAPKGLRPHIALVGRRNAGKSSLLNALAGQAVSIVSETPGTTTDPVAKTMELAPLGPVVLLDTAGIDDEGALGGQRVERTKNALRGVDAALLVTDRGRWEAPERDLAALLEELAIPFAVIRNKADRDGEGADELPGQHGEIPVSAKSGAGVGAVVAALARILPEAALAQPPLLADLLPAGALAVLVVPLDSGAPKGRLIQPQVQAIRDCLDGHASCLVTTPGEYAGALGRLAVPPDLVICDSQVVRETVAATPEDVPLTTFSILMARLKGDLAELAAGAAALEGLAPGDTVVIQEGCSHHPQADDIGRVKLPRLLRALAGGDVKAVVAAGTEFFAYPEGARAVIHCGGCVITRRQMLGRMAAARGMGLPMTNYGVALSLGQGVLERALAPFPDALTAYREARARARRGEPGTRPGRA from the coding sequence ATGGCTCCCGCTAATAAAGGCCCGGCGCCGGGCACTGAGCCGCCGGAGGGGCGGGGCGCGCCCAAGGGGCTGCGGCCGCATATCGCCCTCGTGGGCCGGCGCAACGCGGGCAAGTCCTCCCTGCTCAACGCGCTGGCCGGGCAGGCCGTGTCCATTGTGTCGGAAACGCCGGGCACCACCACCGACCCCGTGGCCAAGACCATGGAGCTCGCGCCGCTCGGGCCCGTGGTGCTGCTGGATACGGCGGGCATCGATGACGAAGGCGCCCTCGGCGGCCAGCGTGTGGAGCGCACGAAGAACGCCCTGCGCGGCGTGGACGCCGCCCTGCTCGTCACGGACAGGGGCCGCTGGGAGGCGCCCGAGCGCGATCTGGCGGCCCTGCTTGAGGAACTGGCCATCCCCTTTGCCGTCATCCGCAACAAGGCGGATAGGGATGGGGAGGGGGCAGATGAACTCCCCGGGCAGCATGGCGAGATCCCCGTATCCGCCAAGTCGGGCGCCGGCGTGGGCGCCGTCGTGGCGGCGCTCGCGCGCATCCTACCCGAAGCGGCGCTTGCGCAGCCGCCGCTCCTCGCGGACCTGCTGCCCGCAGGGGCGCTCGCCGTGCTGGTGGTGCCACTGGATTCGGGCGCGCCCAAGGGGCGCCTCATCCAGCCGCAGGTGCAGGCTATCCGTGACTGCCTGGACGGCCATGCCAGCTGCCTCGTCACCACGCCCGGGGAATATGCGGGCGCGCTTGGGCGGCTGGCCGTGCCGCCGGATCTTGTCATCTGCGATTCGCAGGTCGTGCGCGAGACAGTGGCGGCCACGCCGGAGGATGTGCCCCTGACGACCTTTTCCATCCTCATGGCGCGCCTCAAGGGCGACCTCGCCGAGCTCGCCGCCGGGGCGGCCGCCCTGGAGGGGCTTGCGCCCGGTGATACGGTCGTCATCCAGGAGGGCTGCTCGCACCACCCGCAGGCGGACGATATCGGCCGTGTCAAGCTGCCGCGGCTGTTGCGCGCGCTGGCCGGCGGGGACGTGAAGGCGGTGGTCGCCGCGGGCACGGAATTTTTCGCCTACCCAGAAGGCGCCCGGGCCGTCATCCATTGCGGCGGCTGCGTCATCACGCGGCGCCAGATGCTCGGGCGCATGGCCGCCGCCCGAGGCATGGGCCTCCCCATGACCAATTACGGCGTGGCCCTCTCGCTTGGGCAGGGCGTGCTCGAGCGCGCGCTGGCGCCCTTTCCCGACGCGCTTACCGCCTACCGGGAGGCCCGGGCCAGGGCGCGGAGAGGGGAGCCCGGCACGCGCCCGGGGCGCGCCTGA
- the hydG gene encoding [FeFe] hydrogenase H-cluster radical SAM maturase HydG, translating into MPGTSASAPSWLDPVAIETALARESAPETAVVRDILDKSLALEPLGPDEIVALLRVRKPEDLTLIFGTADLVKQKVYGDRIVLTAPLHVSNTCASECRYCASRKGNTAVQRKRLNPAEIREAARKLIRQGHKRVVLVSGQSTESDVEYWAETTEALLRLYDGMGEIRRVNFDLGVLTPEEYAVLKRTEAGTVNIYQETYHEKSYHNAHPDGPKSDFAGRLAGPSVALESGMPDVGLGLALGLGPWEFDLLGLAAHAAHLAQAYGAGARTVNLHRVRPAPGCDFQAPYALNDDEFLRAVAITRLAIPYTGILLTTREPAGVWREACNIGCSQLLTGSVANPYESWTDAPGEKAPFPIGEECHLDEVVRFLLEEARHLPSFCTACPRLGRSGREFISLVRNGSIKSQCGPNSMAGFMEFLINYATPYTRQLGEKVIAEKLEQLPEHERGAAERLLQKVRSGRMDEFI; encoded by the coding sequence ATGCCCGGCACTTCCGCTTCCGCTCCGTCCTGGCTGGACCCCGTTGCCATCGAAACGGCACTTGCCCGTGAAAGCGCGCCCGAAACCGCGGTCGTCCGCGACATCCTCGACAAGTCCCTGGCCCTGGAGCCTCTGGGCCCGGACGAGATCGTGGCCCTTTTGCGCGTGCGGAAGCCCGAGGACCTCACCCTCATTTTCGGCACCGCCGACCTTGTGAAGCAAAAGGTCTATGGCGACCGCATCGTGCTCACCGCCCCCCTGCACGTCAGCAACACCTGTGCCAGCGAATGCCGCTATTGCGCCTCGCGCAAGGGCAATACCGCGGTCCAGCGCAAGCGCCTCAACCCGGCTGAGATCCGCGAGGCCGCGCGCAAGCTCATCCGCCAGGGTCACAAGCGCGTGGTGCTCGTGAGCGGGCAGAGCACCGAATCCGACGTGGAGTACTGGGCCGAGACCACGGAGGCCCTGCTCAGGCTCTATGACGGCATGGGCGAGATCAGGCGCGTCAATTTCGACCTCGGCGTGCTCACGCCGGAAGAATACGCGGTGCTCAAGCGCACCGAGGCGGGCACGGTCAACATCTACCAGGAAACCTACCACGAAAAGAGCTATCACAACGCCCACCCTGACGGCCCCAAGAGCGACTTTGCCGGCCGCCTCGCCGGCCCGAGCGTGGCGCTCGAATCCGGCATGCCCGACGTAGGCCTCGGGCTCGCGCTCGGCCTCGGCCCGTGGGAATTCGACCTTCTGGGCCTCGCCGCCCACGCCGCGCACTTGGCACAGGCCTACGGCGCGGGCGCGCGCACCGTCAACCTGCATCGGGTGCGCCCCGCGCCCGGCTGCGACTTCCAGGCGCCCTATGCCTTGAATGACGATGAATTCCTCCGCGCGGTGGCCATCACGCGCCTGGCCATTCCGTATACGGGCATCCTGCTCACCACGCGCGAGCCCGCCGGCGTGTGGCGCGAGGCCTGCAATATCGGCTGTTCGCAACTGCTCACCGGCAGTGTCGCCAACCCCTATGAGAGCTGGACGGACGCCCCCGGCGAAAAAGCGCCCTTCCCCATCGGCGAGGAATGCCACCTCGACGAGGTGGTGCGCTTCCTTCTGGAAGAAGCGCGGCACCTGCCCTCGTTCTGCACGGCCTGCCCGCGCCTCGGCCGCAGCGGCCGGGAATTCATCTCCCTCGTGCGCAACGGCAGCATCAAGTCCCAGTGCGGGCCCAATTCCATGGCCGGCTTCATGGAATTCCTCATCAATTACGCCACGCCCTACACGCGCCAGCTCGGCGAAAAGGTCATCGCCGAAAAGCTGGAGCAATTGCCGGAGCATGAGCGCGGTGCGGCGGAGCGCCTTCTCCAGAAGGTGCGCTCGGGCCGCATGGACGAATTCATCTAG
- a CDS encoding DedA family protein, translated as METLSFFLDFVLHIDVHLFELVDQYGMWIYGILFVIVFCETGLVVTPFLPGDSLLFASGVVAGAGLMGYPEIMLVLLAAGISGDAVNYCIGRHVGPPIFARDTRFIKKEYLLKAHHFYERHGGKAIVLARFIPIVRTFAPFVAGIALMNPAVFFFYNIIGCLLWVGALVSAGFFLGNLAWVRENFSLIVYAIILISVLPVAIELARGWLGRGREAPAHKEDDDGSR; from the coding sequence ATGGAAACATTGAGCTTTTTCCTGGATTTCGTGCTCCACATCGATGTCCACCTTTTCGAGCTGGTGGACCAGTACGGCATGTGGATCTACGGCATCCTGTTCGTCATCGTGTTTTGCGAGACAGGGCTTGTGGTCACGCCCTTCCTGCCCGGGGACTCGCTGCTTTTCGCCTCGGGCGTGGTGGCCGGGGCGGGGCTCATGGGCTACCCCGAGATCATGCTCGTCCTGCTCGCCGCGGGCATCAGCGGCGACGCGGTGAACTACTGCATCGGCCGGCATGTGGGGCCGCCCATCTTCGCGCGCGACACAAGGTTCATCAAGAAGGAATACCTGCTCAAGGCGCACCATTTTTATGAGCGCCACGGCGGCAAGGCCATCGTGCTCGCGCGCTTCATCCCCATCGTGCGCACCTTCGCGCCCTTCGTGGCCGGCATCGCGCTCATGAACCCGGCGGTGTTTTTCTTTTACAACATCATCGGCTGCCTGCTCTGGGTGGGCGCGCTCGTCTCCGCCGGCTTCTTCCTCGGCAACCTCGCGTGGGTGCGCGAGAATTTCAGCCTCATCGTCTATGCCATCATCCTCATTTCCGTGCTGCCGGTGGCCATCGAGCTCGCGCGCGGATGGCTCGGGCGCGGGAGGGAAGCCCCGGCGCACAAGGAGGACGACGATGGCTCCCGCTAA
- a CDS encoding tRNA methyl transferase PRC-barrel domain-containing protein has product MRIAVAVSGGVDSLCALLLLRRAGHDVLALHALLAEPWGGAPPPLEGLAAACRSLGVRLHVADLRGRFASEVIAPFAAAYAEGRTPNPCALCNRHIKFGALLDVALGLGAEALATGHYARLAPHSLRGAPGPLLAMAAHAPKDQSYFLSLVPQERLTRVLFPLAEFTKKRCAALVAEAGLAVPVPVESHDICFAPGGVDAYRDFLERKWEELGLTPAGPGPVLLCGGAASAGEPAEEPRSLRQTPEAARPHRRIGTHAGLWRYTEGQRRGLGIAHAEALHVLRKDTAANALLVGPRSLLGMRGCVAGEVNVLAGAHFWPERPLVRCRYGGGVVPAEVRLEEGTSGQKLHVRFGETCFPTAPGQVLALYDEDGAVLAGALVEEVQP; this is encoded by the coding sequence ATGCGCATCGCCGTAGCCGTCAGCGGCGGCGTGGACAGCCTCTGCGCCCTGCTCCTCCTGCGGCGCGCCGGGCATGATGTGCTCGCCCTGCATGCGCTCCTGGCCGAGCCTTGGGGAGGCGCGCCCCCGCCCCTTGAAGGGCTTGCCGCCGCCTGCCGCAGCCTTGGCGTGCGGCTCCATGTGGCGGACCTGCGCGGCCGCTTCGCCAGCGAGGTCATCGCCCCCTTCGCGGCGGCCTATGCCGAGGGGCGCACCCCCAACCCCTGCGCCCTGTGCAACCGGCACATCAAGTTCGGCGCCCTGCTGGATGTGGCGCTGGGGCTCGGCGCCGAAGCGCTGGCCACCGGCCATTATGCGCGCCTTGCGCCGCATTCGCTACGCGGGGCACCCGGGCCGCTGCTGGCCATGGCCGCCCATGCGCCCAAGGACCAAAGCTATTTTCTCTCCCTCGTGCCGCAGGAAAGGCTCACGCGTGTGCTCTTCCCCCTCGCGGAGTTCACCAAGAAACGCTGCGCGGCCCTGGTGGCCGAAGCCGGCCTCGCGGTGCCTGTGCCCGTCGAGAGCCATGACATCTGCTTCGCGCCCGGCGGCGTGGATGCCTACCGCGATTTTCTTGAGCGGAAATGGGAGGAACTGGGGCTCACGCCCGCGGGGCCCGGGCCGGTGCTGCTCTGCGGGGGGGCCGCGTCCGCAGGAGAGCCCGCGGAAGAGCCGCGGAGTTTACGACAAACTCCTGAAGCAGCGCGCCCGCACCGGCGCATCGGCACCCATGCCGGGCTGTGGCGTTATACCGAGGGCCAGCGCCGCGGCCTCGGCATCGCCCATGCCGAGGCGCTGCATGTGCTGCGTAAGGATACAGCGGCAAACGCGCTTCTGGTGGGGCCGCGCTCCCTGCTCGGCATGCGCGGCTGCGTGGCGGGAGAGGTAAACGTGCTGGCCGGGGCCCATTTCTGGCCCGAGCGCCCCCTTGTCCGCTGCCGCTATGGCGGGGGCGTCGTGCCGGCAGAGGTGCGCCTTGAGGAGGGGACGAGCGGACAGAAACTGCATGTCCGCTTCGGCGAAACCTGCTTCCCCACGGCGCCGGGCCAGGTGCTGGCGCTCTACGATGAAGACGGCGCCGTGCTCGCCGGCGCTCTCGTGGAGGAAGTCCAGCCGTAA
- a CDS encoding glycine cleavage system H protein translates to MALIPENLRYSKNHMWVRLKDGEAVIGVTDYAQAQMDGITYMRIPSAGSHLAAGEVCGMVESSKPTKDLICPVKGEVVEANVALDSTPELCNKDPYGKGWVLRIKVAEAPKDLMDAAAYDAFCKTASK, encoded by the coding sequence ATGGCTCTCATTCCTGAAAATCTGCGCTACAGTAAGAATCATATGTGGGTTCGCCTGAAGGACGGCGAGGCCGTCATCGGCGTCACCGACTACGCCCAGGCCCAGATGGACGGCATCACCTATATGCGCATCCCCTCCGCCGGCTCCCATCTTGCCGCCGGCGAGGTCTGCGGCATGGTGGAATCCTCCAAGCCCACCAAAGACCTTATTTGCCCGGTGAAGGGCGAGGTTGTGGAAGCCAACGTGGCCCTCGACTCCACGCCCGAGCTCTGCAACAAGGACCCCTACGGCAAGGGCTGGGTCCTGCGCATCAAGGTGGCCGAGGCCCCCAAGGACCTCATGGACGCCGCGGCCTACGACGCTTTTTGCAAAACGGCCTCCAAGTAA